In Clostridium sporogenes, one genomic interval encodes:
- a CDS encoding transglutaminase domain-containing protein codes for MLSKKTKKLITSAILSLTISLSFLGTSITEVKAFDRTKAVYELKNARTYEYTSSYDISINRDIDYARGEIYLGSISSTAHQLDTTPFRATMNGESLKIFNSTKNSLEEKEKELLAKEMDNSSNKNKTFGIWQQDLDGNFRLYVYIINATSGFNKTLKISKEFISGDLDYGLYKKDTKEFSDKLKEVLNSPYDKSDLLRIYKYDINPEDGTSKIPYGEKEIIDKTKEVTKNCTNDMERVQAIYKFVVKHMDYVTDSEHSNKGALSALKYHEGVCEDYASLFIAMCREVNIPARYVHGLSGVSGNHGWAEFYLPYYGWIIAEPTVKNLKTVNEEYLQQAIMKFVGNYNQNDDFIPSHSVAGYNNNEDRYHSKFPYISATRNKTIVTIKGEPIKSVVYNQPFSNYQERIDSVNKLLEVAKNSKKEEDIKEAKELAQTLIDSKERETILKQLSYIGKSDELKSQIGTLVVDLENSDTIDTNKFEELKEILNNAPEEIVEEFKTPYSKIAKRYEIENLIKETEGNLTEENLDKLSNLLDNTNIEDKYKLSYISKYDKLLNDYTKKVEEQEQAEYQAKLQAATKAVEKAETSKNQTDVDNARGLANSLKATDKSNLNARLDEIQKTIDDKKTEEEKQAEYQAKLQVATKAVEKAEASKNQADVDNAKILVNSLKDTDKSNLNARLDEVQKAIDAKKTEEEKQAEYQAKVQTAIKAVEKAEKTTIYEDYISATKLVSELQDSEIQTQLWDRLREVKVDIGRKEEATELVKLVEEDNTETNYNRALESINRLRDNELKQDLLNRLNNVKSNIDNNNAKKEEVNKLVAQAEKDNKEETYNKALAAVQSLEDDQLKKELLTRLNNVKSIIDNNSKKEDVTKLVEQAEKDNKEETYNKALTAVKALEDSQTKKDLLNRLDKVKVNIDKIKTNEAIHLVEYAEKYPSISTYNNAKDAVNSINDGNTKTELLNRLKNIEIKIEKLDEETKTHQFIDYVDNLVREAEKLCTEDAYRKALEQAQKIEDVQSRKVYINRLDQVKNNIDINKETEISPIRTELDRLEHTINSINTVNKNDMLAIKEKINDLKDTKERQDLIDKLNNIENKYNKLINNPNYNKLIKYNTWNNIVYKESKDKTFAVKFNKNINSNDISKNLYLLDVDNFEKIHATINIKGKTAYITADKLSPGKKYILVVSDQTKDIRNKDLKQGLKTFIQIIE; via the coding sequence ATGTTAAGCAAAAAAACTAAAAAACTTATAACATCAGCAATATTAAGTTTAACAATATCTCTATCATTTTTGGGGACTAGCATAACAGAAGTAAAGGCTTTTGATAGAACAAAAGCCGTTTATGAATTAAAAAATGCTAGAACGTATGAATATACTTCGAGCTATGATATATCTATCAACAGAGATATTGATTATGCAAGAGGTGAAATATATTTAGGTTCAATAAGTTCTACAGCACATCAATTAGATACAACACCATTTAGAGCTACTATGAACGGAGAATCTCTAAAAATATTTAATAGCACTAAAAATTCATTGGAAGAAAAGGAAAAAGAATTACTAGCTAAGGAAATGGATAATTCCTCGAATAAAAACAAAACATTTGGAATTTGGCAACAAGATTTAGATGGAAACTTTAGATTATATGTGTATATTATTAATGCTACTTCTGGCTTTAACAAAACATTAAAAATATCTAAAGAATTTATATCTGGTGATTTGGATTATGGATTATACAAGAAAGATACTAAAGAATTTAGTGATAAGCTAAAAGAAGTTTTAAATTCTCCATATGACAAATCTGATTTACTAAGAATCTATAAATATGATATTAATCCAGAAGATGGAACAAGCAAAATTCCTTATGGTGAAAAGGAAATTATAGATAAAACTAAAGAAGTTACTAAAAATTGTACGAATGATATGGAAAGGGTTCAGGCAATATATAAATTTGTGGTAAAGCATATGGATTATGTTACAGATAGTGAACATAGCAATAAAGGTGCTTTATCAGCACTAAAATATCATGAAGGAGTCTGCGAAGATTATGCATCTCTATTTATTGCTATGTGTCGTGAAGTAAATATTCCTGCTAGATATGTTCATGGATTAAGCGGAGTTAGCGGTAATCACGGTTGGGCAGAATTTTATTTACCTTATTATGGTTGGATTATAGCAGAGCCTACAGTAAAAAACCTTAAAACAGTAAATGAAGAATACTTACAGCAAGCAATAATGAAATTTGTAGGAAATTATAATCAGAATGATGATTTCATACCTTCTCATTCTGTAGCAGGCTATAATAACAATGAGGATAGATACCATTCGAAATTTCCTTATATATCTGCTACTCGCAACAAGACAATAGTAACTATAAAAGGTGAGCCTATAAAAAGCGTAGTATATAATCAACCTTTCTCTAACTATCAAGAAAGGATAGATTCAGTAAATAAATTATTAGAAGTTGCGAAAAATAGTAAAAAAGAAGAAGATATAAAAGAGGCTAAAGAACTAGCACAAACTTTAATTGATAGTAAAGAAAGAGAAACTATATTAAAGCAACTAAGCTATATAGGTAAAAGTGATGAGTTAAAATCTCAAATAGGTACACTTGTAGTAGATCTAGAAAACAGTGATACAATAGATACTAATAAATTTGAGGAATTAAAAGAAATATTAAATAATGCACCTGAAGAAATTGTAGAAGAATTTAAAACACCATATTCTAAAATAGCTAAAAGATATGAAATAGAAAATCTTATTAAAGAAACAGAAGGAAATTTAACAGAAGAAAATTTAGACAAACTAAGTAATCTTCTTGATAATACAAATATAGAAGATAAATATAAACTTAGCTATATATCCAAATATGATAAGCTTCTTAATGACTACACAAAAAAAGTAGAAGAACAAGAACAAGCTGAATATCAGGCTAAATTACAAGCTGCTACAAAAGCAGTTGAAAAAGCTGAAACTAGCAAAAATCAAACTGATGTTGATAATGCTAGAGGCTTAGCTAATAGCTTAAAAGCTACTGATAAATCTAACTTAAATGCTAGATTAGATGAAATACAAAAAACTATTGATGATAAAAAAACAGAAGAAGAAAAGCAAGCTGAATATCAAGCTAAATTACAAGTTGCTACAAAAGCAGTCGAAAAAGCTGAAGCCAGCAAAAATCAAGCTGATGTTGATAATGCTAAAATATTAGTTAATAGTTTAAAAGATACTGATAAATCTAACTTAAATGCTAGGTTAGATGAAGTACAAAAAGCTATTGATGCAAAAAAAACAGAAGAAGAAAAGCAAGCTGAATATCAAGCTAAAGTTCAAACTGCTATAAAAGCAGTTGAAAAAGCTGAAAAAACTACTATATATGAAGATTATATAAGCGCTACAAAATTAGTATCAGAATTGCAGGATTCAGAAATTCAAACACAATTATGGGATAGACTACGTGAAGTTAAAGTTGATATAGGTAGAAAGGAAGAAGCTACAGAACTAGTAAAATTAGTTGAAGAAGATAATACAGAAACAAATTACAATAGAGCTTTAGAATCTATAAATAGATTAAGAGATAATGAACTTAAGCAAGATCTACTAAATAGACTTAATAACGTTAAATCTAATATAGATAACAATAATGCAAAAAAAGAAGAAGTTAATAAATTAGTAGCACAAGCAGAAAAAGACAATAAAGAAGAAACTTATAATAAGGCTTTAGCTGCTGTACAATCACTAGAAGATGATCAACTTAAGAAAGAATTATTAACTAGACTTAATAATGTTAAATCTATAATAGATAACAACTCTAAAAAAGAGGATGTTACTAAACTAGTAGAGCAGGCGGAAAAAGATAATAAAGAAGAAACTTACAATAAAGCTTTAACTGCTGTAAAGGCATTAGAAGATAGCCAAACTAAAAAAGATTTATTGAATAGGCTTGATAAAGTTAAAGTTAATATAGATAAAATAAAAACAAATGAAGCAATCCACTTGGTTGAATATGCTGAAAAATATCCTTCTATAAGTACTTATAATAATGCAAAAGATGCAGTTAATTCTATAAATGATGGCAATACAAAAACAGAGTTATTAAATAGATTGAAAAATATTGAAATCAAAATAGAAAAACTAGATGAAGAAACAAAAACACATCAATTTATAGACTATGTAGATAACTTAGTTAGAGAAGCTGAAAAATTATGCACAGAAGACGCTTATAGAAAGGCATTAGAACAAGCACAGAAAATAGAAGATGTTCAAAGCAGAAAAGTTTATATTAATAGACTAGATCAAGTAAAAAATAATATAGATATAAATAAAGAGACAGAAATATCTCCTATTAGAACTGAATTGGATAGACTAGAGCATACTATAAACAGTATAAATACTGTAAATAAAAATGATATGCTTGCAATAAAAGAAAAAATAAATGATTTAAAAGATACAAAAGAAAGACAGGATTTAATAGATAAATTAAATAATATAGAAAACAAATATAATAAATTAATTAATAATCCTAATTATAATAAATTAATTAAATACAATACTTGGAATAACATTGTATATAAAGAATCTAAAGATAAAACTTTTGCTGTTAAATTTAATAAAAATATTAATTCTAATGACATAAGTAAAAATTTATATTTACTTGATGTTGATAACTTTGAAAAAATTCACGCTACTATTAATATTAAAGGTAAAACTGCTTATATTACCGCTGATAAATTATCTCCAGGTAAAAAATATATATTAGTAGTTTCAGATCAAACAAAAGATATCAGAAATAAGGATTTAAAGCAAGGTTTAAAAACATTTATACAAATTATAGAATAG
- a CDS encoding helix-turn-helix domain-containing protein: MSIFKKDLLFKMIEEGQIKSFTILGLPKQELVETYFNRKDLIKFLESKNIKCNILDEFDRTDIGIYFPSVGKKQYVDVCSITINKEVDEGEYNNILALFDEVLGYYQTDIPAKIINKILGLYKDEPLTFNDMLILMKDNQSEIARKIGKSRQLIADMKSGKAKMGIETLALLKKEYPLLPWDEFIESFVNN, encoded by the coding sequence ATGTCAATTTTTAAAAAGGATTTATTATTTAAAATGATAGAAGAAGGTCAAATCAAAAGTTTTACAATTTTAGGATTACCAAAGCAAGAACTAGTTGAAACTTACTTTAATAGAAAAGATTTAATAAAGTTTTTAGAAAGCAAAAATATAAAATGCAATATATTAGATGAATTTGATAGAACTGATATAGGGATTTATTTCCCTTCGGTTGGGAAAAAACAGTATGTTGATGTATGCAGCATAACAATAAATAAAGAAGTAGATGAAGGAGAGTATAATAATATATTAGCTTTATTTGATGAAGTTTTAGGATATTATCAAACAGATATACCAGCGAAGATAATAAATAAGATTTTAGGGTTATATAAAGATGAGCCTTTAACATTTAATGATATGCTTATTCTTATGAAAGATAATCAATCAGAAATTGCGAGGAAAATAGGAAAGAGTAGACAATTAATAGCTGATATGAAAAGTGGTAAGGCTAAAATGGGGATAGAAACATTAGCATTATTAAAAAAAGAATACCCATTATTGCCCTGGGATGAATTTATAGAAAGTTTTGTTAATAATTAA
- a CDS encoding DNA polymerase III subunit beta gives MNIKVNGGEFKKYIGLALKSTASSAINANDIINISTNNNKLIILSGSSDFTLKQELSNIIISEEGNINISVTILNAIIKKMTNEEISLFIDPKNNDVLKIKQGRNNSKIALAREHTISDILKSDIIYSLNLDAKVFKSLIDTTSYAVAQDEARPILLGQYIELEKNLIKITALDGFRLVSNSAKIENQHEDMILIHANNLRNLSSLIDDSTEEVILNKNNNKAIVEVKNKNYVAIAASNIFSEEFIEYKQLIGDLSSFPIKITVDRLQLLNTVDRISVVSSFVKEGTHILMKLNKDSLEIDGNSSVASMKGEVNIKNNNFEEEFTIGFNPKYILDALKNINTKEIDMFFNSNVSPAIIINKPEKAEDISVNALVLPVKTIS, from the coding sequence ATGAATATCAAAGTTAATGGTGGAGAATTTAAAAAATATATAGGATTGGCATTAAAATCTACAGCATCCAGTGCTATTAATGCCAATGATATAATTAATATTAGTACCAATAACAACAAATTAATTATATTATCTGGATCAAGTGATTTTACATTAAAACAAGAATTAAGTAATATAATAATTTCAGAAGAAGGTAATATAAATATTAGCGTTACCATATTAAACGCTATTATTAAAAAAATGACTAATGAAGAAATATCATTATTTATAGATCCTAAAAATAATGATGTTTTAAAAATAAAGCAAGGTAGAAATAATTCAAAAATTGCTCTTGCAAGAGAACATACTATATCAGATATTTTGAAGTCTGATATAATATATAGTTTAAATCTTGATGCAAAAGTATTTAAAAGCTTAATAGACACTACTTCTTATGCAGTAGCACAAGATGAAGCAAGACCTATCCTATTAGGCCAATACATTGAATTAGAAAAGAATTTAATCAAAATTACTGCACTAGATGGATTTCGACTAGTTTCTAATAGTGCAAAAATAGAAAATCAACATGAAGATATGATATTAATTCATGCAAATAACCTAAGAAACCTGTCATCATTAATTGATGATAGCACAGAAGAGGTTATATTAAATAAAAATAATAATAAAGCAATAGTAGAAGTTAAAAATAAAAACTATGTAGCTATTGCTGCTTCTAATATTTTTTCAGAAGAGTTTATTGAATATAAGCAGCTTATAGGGGACTTGTCATCATTTCCTATAAAAATAACCGTAGATAGATTACAATTATTAAATACTGTAGATAGAATTTCTGTAGTTTCTAGTTTTGTTAAGGAAGGTACTCATATCTTAATGAAACTAAATAAAGACTCACTAGAAATTGATGGCAACAGCTCTGTTGCATCAATGAAAGGTGAAGTAAATATTAAAAATAACAATTTTGAAGAAGAATTTACGATAGGATTTAATCCTAAGTACATTCTTGATGCTTTAAAAAATATAAACACAAAAGAAATAGATATGTTTTTCAATAGCAATGTATCTCCTGCTATTATAATAAACAAACCAGAAAAAGCAGAGGATATTAGTGTAAATGCATTAGTCCTTCCAGTTAAAACTATTAGTTAA
- a CDS encoding single-stranded DNA-binding protein: MNITTQIGRIATDFEVKQVSDTSVANFKLAVNTTRKNKEGNGYETAFLNIVAFGKTAENTHKYMGKGDTISVMGELRSRMYEKNGMKITIIEIAAKHIEFIKKAKANQQQSQNQNQNGYNNQQQSQNQNGYNNQQQSQNQNIYNNQQSINQSEYNNQQPQNQGGYYNQQQNQSGYNQPIQNQGGYQQPVNQCNYQQQPQYQNFSGFDDNLIPPIDEGDIPF; this comes from the coding sequence ATGAATATAACTACACAAATAGGAAGAATTGCAACTGATTTTGAGGTGAAACAAGTAAGCGATACATCAGTTGCTAACTTTAAATTAGCAGTTAATACTACCAGAAAGAACAAAGAAGGAAATGGATACGAAACTGCATTTCTTAATATTGTTGCCTTTGGTAAGACTGCCGAAAATACCCATAAGTATATGGGTAAAGGAGATACAATTTCAGTTATGGGTGAATTACGCAGCCGTATGTATGAAAAAAACGGAATGAAAATAACTATTATAGAAATTGCAGCTAAACATATAGAATTTATTAAAAAGGCTAAAGCAAATCAACAACAATCACAAAATCAAAACCAAAATGGTTATAATAATCAACAACAATCACAAAACCAAAATGGTTATAACAATCAGCAACAATCACAAAATCAAAATATTTATAATAATCAACAGTCAATAAATCAAAGTGAATATAACAATCAACAACCACAAAATCAAGGTGGATATTATAATCAACAACAAAATCAAAGTGGATATAATCAACCAATACAGAATCAAGGTGGTTATCAGCAACCAGTAAATCAATGTAATTATCAGCAACAGCCACAATATCAGAACTTTAGTGGTTTTGATGATAATTTAATACCACCAATAGATGAAGGTGATATACCATTTTAA